From the Cupriavidus taiwanensis genome, the window TCTGACCAGAGGCTGATGTGCTATGACTATGACTGGAAATGACAAATAGGTCAGGCTGTTGAACCAACAAAGCGTTGCAAATTCTGTGGTGAAGAAATATTAGCGGTTGCCATAAAGTGCAAGCACTGCGGGTCGGATTTGAGTGCGTCGAGCCAGAAGGCAGCTGACACGCCAGTTAAGGCTAAGAGACCCATTGTCGAAGCAGTGGTGGCTCTGGGGGTCCCATCGTTATCGGGGTTTCCACGATAACTGTCATGAGCGAGCGGTCCTAACACGAGTTGTCGGCTTTGAGCCCCCGAGATAGGGGAGATGGCCGCGAATTTGAATACGAACTCAGGGCCCTCGACCTTTCTCCGGAGCGACAAGCTTTGCTCCTTGATAAGCGCGCCGAGATCATCTCCGCCAGTGTTGCCTCATCTGGACAAGATAGAGCCTTATACATACGTTCGGGCCAAGATGATTGCGGCTGGATGGAAGCCATATCATGCTGCGGACGCTGACATATGCTCCGATGGCGATAAGCGATGCGAGGGCCGGTCAGAGATGCAATCGTGCGCCGGTACTGGCATGGCAAACTGCATCTTTACCTGGAGCAACGGCCAGCGATTTGTTGGCATAACCTCCGTGGGCGAAGACGATCCCGTTGTCGATGGCGCAAAGGAAGATGCCAGAGCTGAATTAATCAGGAGAACCATTAGATTTTACATAACGCCAAAGGACGAAATTAGTCAGTCGCGGCAAAGTTGGCGTGTCCGTGCCGAGATATGCTAGACCCCGGGCAGGGCGGACTCACTGCGCCTGATCGTCAATCGCACATCAGCCCCTCCAGGACCCTCATTTCGGCAGGGCGGCAGACCGACGACGCTCTTGTTGTGGCATCCTTGCATTTGGAGAATAAAAAGCAGGGGTGGGGTCAACATGTACAAGAGCTTGCTGCTAGTCGCAGTCGCCGCGGCCGTTTTAATCTACTACAAAACCCACGCGCCGCTGAAAAACGTGGTGGCCGACGCCGAGTCACAGCCGATCGCGGTTTCGATTATTGCCCCAACGCCGGAGCCGGTCTTCCGGTGCGAGGGCAAACAGCACTGTAGTCAGATGGCTTCCTGCGCAGAAGCCCGCTACTACCTAAAGAACTGTCCAGCGGTGAAAATGGATGGGGACGGTGACGGCATTCCATGTGAGACGCCGCCTCTCCAGTGCACGTTTTGACGCGCCGATGAGGTAGTCCGCGCGCTGCCGTCTCGCGACATTTTACGAAGACACGCGACACCGGGAAGGCG encodes:
- a CDS encoding excalibur calcium-binding domain-containing protein, which produces MYKSLLLVAVAAAVLIYYKTHAPLKNVVADAESQPIAVSIIAPTPEPVFRCEGKQHCSQMASCAEARYYLKNCPAVKMDGDGDGIPCETPPLQCTF